The Flavobacterium galactosidilyticum nucleotide sequence TCCATTCCGGTTTTAGCACCCTCAACCCATGCTGGATAAGCAAATTTTACATTTTGCTCAATTCCACCTGCTGGCATCCAACGGTTTGTACGTCCTGGATAACCCAATATCATAGCAAAATCATTTTCCTCAACACCTTTAATGCTTACTGGCAAATGGTGTTTAGGTTGCAATGGCACATTATTTTTAGAATATTCTGCTGGATTTCCATTAGCATCTGTATATACTCTAAACATAGAGAAATCAGCTGTATGTCTTGGCCATTCCCAGTTGTCAGTATCACCACCAAATTTTCCTAGACTTTCTGGAGGAGTTCCTACTAAACGTACATCTTTATAATCTTGATAAACGAAATAGTAATACTCATTTCCTTGAAAGAAAGGACGAACAGAAACGGTGTATTTTCCACCTTCGCTATTTTCTTTTTCGATCAATGACATTTCTTGCTGAATCGCTTTATTTCTTTCTGCTTCTGTCATTTTATCATTTACTTTAGATAAAATTCTTTTAGAAACATCATCCATACGAACGAAAAAACGAACGAATAATGATTTTGGTTTCATCTCAGCGCTTTTATCCTTCGCCCAAAAACCATTTTTTAAATAATTTTGCTCTTCAGAAGAAAGCTCCGCAATAGCGTCATAACCACAGTGGTGATTTGTTAGAACTAATCCTTCTTTAGAAACCATTTCAGCAGTACATCCACCGTTAAATTGAACTACGGCATCTTTCAAACTATGATTATTGATGCTGTAAATTTCTTCAGCTGTAAGCTGCAACCCCATTTTCTCCATATCTCTATGGTTCAATCTTTCGATAAACATCAAAAACCACATTCCTTCATCTGCTTTCGCTGGAAAAGCCACGAGGCACATTGTAAAGAAAAAAATTATTTTTCTCATAATATAACTATTTTTTTGTTGTGCGAATATAAATCATTTTCGCAATCTCCCCATCTATTTCCTAAACAAACATCAATATCACTTCTCTTTTTAATATAATTTTATGAATTTAACAATTTCGCATAAAAAAAGGCGCTCTATTTCTAGAACACCTTTATTATGAAAATTTTATGGTCTATTCATTCAACATTTTCCATAATTTATCTTTCAATTCCGTCAATCCTTGTTGAGCAATAGAGGAGATAAACATATACGGAATACCTTTGAAAGAAACATCTAATTCTGCTTTCAATTCTGCTTTCAATTCATCATCCAGCATATCACATTTAGAGATCACAATCATACGTTCCTTATCTAACATCTCTGGATTGTATTTCGTTAACTCATTAACTAAAATATCATATTCACCCTTAATATCTGGCGTATCCACAGGAACTAGAAAAAGTAAGGTTGAATTACGCTCAATATGACGCAAGAAATAATGACCTAATCCTTTTCCTTCCGCAGCTCCTTCAATAATCCCAGGAATATCAGCAATTACAAAAGATTGAAAATCTCTGTAGGCTACAATTCCAAGATTCGGTTTTAATGTTGTAAAAGGATAATCCGCAATTTTTGGTTTAGCAGAAGTTAAAACAGATAATAAAGTTGATTTACCAGCATTAGGAAAACCTACTAATCCAACGTCAGCAAGAACTTTTAATTCTAAAATTACATCCATTTCTACGCCAGGCAAACCCGGCTGAGAATATCTAGGAGTTTGATTTGTTGAACTTCTAAAATGCCAGTTTCCTAAACCACCTTTACCTCCGCGAGAAAGCACTTGCTTCTCACCGTCTTCGGTAATTTCAAATAATGTTTCTCCAGTTTCTTTGTCTTTTACGACAGTACCTAACGGAACTTCTATGTATTTATCATCACCATCAGCACCAGTACTTCTGTCTCCGCTTCCATCTCCACCGTTACCAGCTTTGATATGACGCGCAAACTTTAGATGAAACAATGTCCAAAGACCTTTGTTTCCCACTAAATAAACGTGACCACCACGACCACCATCACCACCATCAGGCCCACCTTTTTCAATAAACTTTTCTCTATGCAAATGCGTAGATCCTTTACCTCCTTTACCGGAAGAAACAAATATTTTTACGTAATCTACAAAATTCCCCTCTGTCATTTTTTCTACTATTCAATTTTCAACTCTATCAATAAAACTCATTTCATATTGATACAAAGCTATTATTATATACGTAATGCTTTCACCATTACTTTATCAATCTTCACGCCATCCATATCAATCACTTCCAACTCAAACTTTTGCCAAATCAACTTCTCTCCTTGTCTTGGTATACGAGAAAGTTCCGTCATTATTAATCCGCTCACTGTAGTAACTTCATAATCATTGATTAATTCGTCTAACTCGAAGTAAGTCAAGAAATCGTGTAATGAATAATGACCGTCAACTAACCAGGTGCCATCTTCTCTTTCTATTAGTTGAAAATCATCTTTATAAAAGTCAGACGCATCACCTACTAATGCTTCAAGAATATCATTCAATGTTATAATTCCTTGAAAAACGCCATATTCATCAGATACAAAAGCGTAATGAATACCCGTTTTTTTAAAGTTTTCCAATGCTACATAAGCAGTAGTTTGCTCCATCATAAAAGGAGCTTCAGTCATTATATTTTCCAGATTGAAATTTGGATTTTCAAAATTGGCGAAAATATTTTTGAGATTTACTACTCCTACTATATCATCATAATTTCCATTATAAACCGGATAGATAGAATGTAATTCTTTCAGCATAAAATCTTTTACTTCTTCTTTATTAGCATTTTGAGGCAGAAACATTACTGCTTTTCTATGTGTCATCAAAGAGTTTATTTTTCTGTCTCCGATGTGAAAAACGCGTTCCACGATATCTTGTTCTATTTCCTGAACTTCTCCACCTTCAGTTCCTTCTTTGATAATTGCTTTTATCTCCTCTTCTGTTACCTTACCGTCAGCGGTAGGTTTTATTTGCAAAACATTAAGTAAAAACTCCGTTGAGTGTGTTAGCAACCATATAAAAGGCGCTGTTACTATTGAAACAATCTTCATAGGTAGCGCCACCGCTTTAGCGATTGCTTCAGGATGGTTTAATCCAATTCTTTTAGGCAATAGTTCACCTAAAACTAAAGAGAAAAATGTCAATACTACAACCACAACTCCTACTGCAACAGCAGGCGCGTAGGGTTTAAGAATCTCAAATCCTTGTATAAATATTTGAACATCAGTGGTTATTTTATCACCACTGTATATACCGGTCAAAATTCCTATTAAAGTAATTCCTATTTGTACGGTTGATAAAAATTTATTTGGCGAGTTCGCCAAATCCAGCGCTATTTTTGCGCTTTTGTTGCCTTTTTTTGCTGCAGTTTCTAATCTATTTTTTCGTGCTGAAATTAAGGCAATTTCGGACATGGAGAAAACCCCATTTAGCAGTATCAGAAAAAATATTATTATTATTTCCAAGTTGTTATTTTGATTCGTTTAGGTATTCTCATTCGATTTTTCGTTTTTTAAAATCGAGTTTTTAATTATTCATTATTTTAGCCCAGATTGCAGTGCAAAGCCCAGAACTTATAAAAGGTAATTTTCTTGACAAAAAAGAGCGACCAGCGGAAGCTCCTTTTATAGCTGAGAAAATACGTTTTATAAGTGAGGACTTGCAATGAAAAGCTGGAACAAGCTTCTATAAATTATCTATAATGTTACTTACTCTATCAGTAATTTCTGCAATGGAACCTATTCCATTTACTGCGTGAAACTTGCCTTGAACTTTATAATAATCCATTAAAGGAGCTGTTTTTTCATTATATTCATCGTAACGATTTCTGATTTTCGCTTCATCTTGATCGTCAATTCTACCACTTGTTTTCCCTCTTTCAAGTAAACGTTGAACTAAAACTTCATCATCAGCTTCAAGTGCAATTGTAGCTGCCACTTTTGAATCAATTGAAGTAAGAAAGACGTCTAAAGCCTCCGCTTGAGAAATCGTTCTTGGGTAACCGTCAAACAAAATTCCATTAGTATCTGGATGTTTATTTACCTCATCAATCAGCATTTTTGTAGTTAATTCATCTGGGACTAAGTCACCAGCATCCATATACACTCTTGCTTGCTTGCCTAGTTCTGTATCATTTTTTAGATTAAAACGAAATACATCTCCAGTTGATATGTGCGTTAATTTATATTTTTCTTTTAAAAATTCGGCTTGGGTTCCTTTCCCAGCTCCTGGTTTTCCAAATAAAACAATATTAGTCATGTTGTGGTTGTATAGTTATTCTTTTAGTTTATATACTTCTGGCAAATTTCTTCCTAAACCATCGTAGTCTAAGCCATAACCAACAATAAATTTGTTAGGAATTCTGATTCCAACGTAATCTATTTTTACATCCTTTGTATAGGCTTCAGGTTTAAAGAAAAGTGTTGCTATTTTAAAATGTTTTACATTTTGATCTTTGAACAATGCTTTTAGCTCCACTAATGTATTTCCAGTATCTACAATATCCTCAATTATTATCACGCTACGACCAGTCAAGTCTTGATTAAGACCTATTAACTGCTTTACTTCGTTTGTAGTAGAAGTTCCTTCGTAAGACGCCATTTTTATAAATGACACTTCACACGGTCTTTTATACAATTTCATAAAATCAGAAACTACCATGAAAGAGCCATTCAATACTCCTACAAAAACTGGTGTTTCATCAATAAAATCATCCTCTATTTGTGCAACCATTTTTGTCAAAGCAAACTCGATTTCTTTAGCAGAAATGAACGGAACAAATTGTTTATCGTGAAGTTGTATCATTTTTAGATGTTTAAAATAATTGGCAAATATAGCAATTTCTGAATTGAGAATTCAGGTTTAGAACCACAAGAATAGTGTACATTTGAAAATAATATGTTTTTTAGCACTTTATGAACAGCGAACTTTATAAAAAAATCTCTGATAGCACTGCTCATCGTACAAGCAGAGATGCTATTGCTAACGGAATTTTAACTGATCAAAACTTATTCCCTAGCCTATTTGAAATAGCATTAAACACAAAAGACAAAAACCATCATAAAGCCTGCTGGATTATGGAATTAGTCCTAGAGAAAAAGTTATTTTACTTAACTGATTTTCTCAATGACTTTTGTAAAAATTTAAAAACCTTTGACAGTGAGAGTTCTTTGCGATCCATTTCAAAAATATCAATGTTTTTAAGTAAATGTAGTATTTTGACAAGCTTTCAAGAGGAGCTAATTATAGAAAGTTGCCTCGATTGGCTCATTAGTGATCGTATCAAAGTGGCTACTAAGGCGTATTCCATTAGAACTTTACACCAACTTGGCAAAAAGTATGATTGGATTTATCCCGAATTACGTCGAATTCTTACTGACGATTACAGCA carries:
- the obgE gene encoding GTPase ObgE, which produces MTEGNFVDYVKIFVSSGKGGKGSTHLHREKFIEKGGPDGGDGGRGGHVYLVGNKGLWTLFHLKFARHIKAGNGGDGSGDRSTGADGDDKYIEVPLGTVVKDKETGETLFEITEDGEKQVLSRGGKGGLGNWHFRSSTNQTPRYSQPGLPGVEMDVILELKVLADVGLVGFPNAGKSTLLSVLTSAKPKIADYPFTTLKPNLGIVAYRDFQSFVIADIPGIIEGAAEGKGLGHYFLRHIERNSTLLFLVPVDTPDIKGEYDILVNELTKYNPEMLDKERMIVISKCDMLDDELKAELKAELDVSFKGIPYMFISSIAQQGLTELKDKLWKMLNE
- a CDS encoding hemolysin family protein; translated protein: MSEIALISARKNRLETAAKKGNKSAKIALDLANSPNKFLSTVQIGITLIGILTGIYSGDKITTDVQIFIQGFEILKPYAPAVAVGVVVVVLTFFSLVLGELLPKRIGLNHPEAIAKAVALPMKIVSIVTAPFIWLLTHSTEFLLNVLQIKPTADGKVTEEEIKAIIKEGTEGGEVQEIEQDIVERVFHIGDRKINSLMTHRKAVMFLPQNANKEEVKDFMLKELHSIYPVYNGNYDDIVGVVNLKNIFANFENPNFNLENIMTEAPFMMEQTTAYVALENFKKTGIHYAFVSDEYGVFQGIITLNDILEALVGDASDFYKDDFQLIEREDGTWLVDGHYSLHDFLTYFELDELINDYEVTTVSGLIMTELSRIPRQGEKLIWQKFELEVIDMDGVKIDKVMVKALRI
- a CDS encoding adenylate kinase, with translation MTNIVLFGKPGAGKGTQAEFLKEKYKLTHISTGDVFRFNLKNDTELGKQARVYMDAGDLVPDELTTKMLIDEVNKHPDTNGILFDGYPRTISQAEALDVFLTSIDSKVAATIALEADDEVLVQRLLERGKTSGRIDDQDEAKIRNRYDEYNEKTAPLMDYYKVQGKFHAVNGIGSIAEITDRVSNIIDNL
- the hpt gene encoding hypoxanthine phosphoribosyltransferase is translated as MIQLHDKQFVPFISAKEIEFALTKMVAQIEDDFIDETPVFVGVLNGSFMVVSDFMKLYKRPCEVSFIKMASYEGTSTTNEVKQLIGLNQDLTGRSVIIIEDIVDTGNTLVELKALFKDQNVKHFKIATLFFKPEAYTKDVKIDYVGIRIPNKFIVGYGLDYDGLGRNLPEVYKLKE